A window of the Diospyros lotus cultivar Yz01 unplaced genomic scaffold, ASM1463336v1 superscaf1, whole genome shotgun sequence genome harbors these coding sequences:
- the LOC127792769 gene encoding probable mannitol dehydrogenase: protein MAAVAIQEHEPTQKALGWAARDDSGILSPFHFTRRVNGENDITLKILYCGICHSDLHMIKNEVGLTSYPIVPGHEIVGVVTQVGSKVNKFKVGDKAGVGTIVGTCGACPDCQDDLEIYCPKASHTYTLFPTSDQPKNYGGFSDIMVVNHRFALRFPDALPPEGGAPLLCAGITVYSPMKYFGLSEAGKHVGVVGLGGLGHLAVKFAKAFQMKVTVISTSPGKKEEAIRLLGSDSFLVSKDSDQMKAAMGTLDGIIDTVSAPHSINPLVDLLKRDGKLILLGAPDLERPPELQVFPLIMGRKMIAGSAAGGLKETQEMLDFAGEHNITAAVELIPMDYVNTAMARLEKGQVRYRFVIDVANTLGFGSA from the exons ATGGCAGCTGTTGCCATACAAGAGCATGAACCAACTCAGAAAGCCCTTGGATGGGCTGCTAGGGACGACTCTGGGATACTTTCCCCTTTCCATTTCACTAGAAG GGTGAATGGAGAGAATGACATTACACTGAAGATCCTCTATTGTGGAATCTGTCATTCTGACTTGCACATGATCAAGAACGAGGTAGGACTTACCAGTTACCCCATCGTTCCCgg gcaTGAGATAGTGGGAGTGGTGACCCAAGTGGGCAGCAAAGTGAACAAATTCAAGGTAGGAGACAAAGCAGGTGTAGGCACCATTGTTGGTACTTGCGGTGCCTGCCCAGACTGCCAGGATGACTTGGAGATTTACTGCCCTAAAGCCAGCCACACATACACCCTATTTCCAACCTCCGACCAGCCCAAAAACTACGGCGGATTTTCCGACATCATGGTGGTTAACCACCGGTTTGCCCTCCGTTTCCCTGACGCTCTCCCGCCTGAAGGCGGCGCTCCGTTGCTTTGTGCCGGAATTACAGTCTACAGCCCCATGAAATACTTCGGGCTCAGTGAGGCCGGGAAGCATGTGGGCGTGGTTGGGCTCGGCGGACTGGGCCACTTGGCCGTCAAGTTCGCCAAGGCGTTCCAGATGAAAGTGACGGTGATCAGTACGTCTCCTGGCAAGAAAGAGGAGGCGATTCGTCTACTGGGTTCTGACTCATTTTTAGTTAGCAAAGACTCAGATCAAATGAAG GCTGCTATGGGCACATTGGATGGCATCATCGACACGGTATCTGCGCCTCATTCTATTAATCCTTTAGTTGATCTTCTGAAACGGGACGGGAAGTTAATTCTTTTAGGAGCTCCGGACTTGGAGCGACCTCCTGAATTGCAAGTTTTTCCTCTTATCATGg GAAGGAAAATGATAGCAGGAAGTGCAGCCGGGGGGCTGAAGGAGACGCAAGAAATGCTAGATTTTGCAGGGGAACACAACATCACTGCTGCTGTTGAACTCATTCCCATGGATTATGTCAACACCGCCATGGCCAGACTTGAAAAGGGTCAAGTTCGCTACCGCTTTGTCATCGACGTAGCTAACACCTTGGGCTTCGGATCAGCTTAG
- the LOC127792770 gene encoding uncharacterized protein LOC127792770 yields MENWWRYAVVFALYLPLIAIFDVGPSQGRDLRPSEHGLDYQNNATTKSPEMLSFFGGKSSSSVAPGSPFPEAKNATDDESWWKDASVSGRGGGGRKRNHVREALVAATVACGATGVALLVVAALLFAYRYQKQKSTGRTKQ; encoded by the coding sequence ATGGAGAATTGGTGGCGATACGCCGTGGTATTCGCCCTCTACCTCCCCCTGATTGCGATTTTCGACGTCGGACCATCGCAAGGCAGAGATCTCCGCCCATCCGAGCATGGATTGGACTACCAGAACAACGCGACGACGAAGTCGCCGGAAATGCTATCCTTCTTCGGCGGAAAGTCGTCGTCGTCGGTGGCTCCGGGGTCTCCATTCCCGGAGGCGAAGAACGCCACCGATGACGAGTCGTGGTGGAAGGACGCCTCGGTCTCGGGCCGCGGCGGCGGAGGACGGAAGAGGAATCACGTGAGGGAGGCGTTGGTGGCGGCCACCGTGGCTTGCGGAGCGACAGGCGTTGCTTTACTCGTTGTCGCGGCGTTGCTTTTTGCCTATCGGTATCAAAAGCAAAAATCCACTGGAAGAACCAAACAGTGA